Proteins encoded in a region of the Streptomyces liliiviolaceus genome:
- the cds1 gene encoding L-cysteine desulfhydrase Cds1, translated as MTTPQQARPHEPTATLDVDHSDAEYRHWLKEAVRKVQADANRSADTHLLRFPLPERWGIDLYLKDESTHPTGSLKHRLARSLFLYGLCNGWIRHGRPVIEASSGSTAVSEAYFAKLIGVPFIAVMPRTTSPEKCRLIEFHGGRCHFVDDPRTMYAESAALAAQTGGHFMDQFTYAERATDWRGNNNIAESIYRQLELERYPEPAWIVATAGTGGTSATIARYVHYMQFNTRICVADPENSCFFEGWTTGDAEVTTDCGSRIEGIGRPRMEPSFVPGAVDRMMKVPDAASVAAVRALEQAIGRKAGGSTGTGLWSSLRIVAEMAAAGRTGSVVTLLCDPGDRYLDKYYSDDWLAGQGLDIAPYAATIDALLATGVWPA; from the coding sequence GTGACCACCCCACAGCAGGCCCGCCCCCATGAGCCGACGGCCACGCTCGATGTCGACCACAGCGACGCGGAGTACCGGCACTGGCTCAAAGAAGCCGTGCGGAAGGTCCAGGCCGACGCGAACAGATCGGCCGACACCCATCTCCTGCGCTTCCCGCTGCCCGAGCGCTGGGGCATCGACCTGTATCTCAAGGACGAGTCCACCCACCCCACCGGCAGTCTCAAGCACCGCCTGGCCCGCTCGCTCTTCCTGTACGGGCTGTGCAACGGCTGGATCCGGCACGGCCGCCCCGTCATCGAGGCGTCGAGCGGCTCCACGGCCGTCTCCGAGGCGTACTTCGCCAAGCTGATCGGCGTGCCGTTCATCGCCGTGATGCCCCGCACCACGAGCCCGGAGAAGTGCCGCCTGATCGAGTTCCACGGCGGCCGGTGCCACTTCGTCGACGACCCGCGCACCATGTACGCGGAGTCGGCGGCCCTCGCGGCGCAGACCGGCGGACACTTCATGGACCAGTTCACGTACGCGGAGCGGGCCACGGACTGGCGCGGCAACAACAACATCGCCGAGTCGATCTACCGCCAGCTGGAGTTGGAGCGCTACCCCGAGCCCGCGTGGATCGTCGCCACCGCGGGGACCGGCGGCACCTCGGCGACCATCGCCCGCTATGTGCACTACATGCAGTTCAACACCCGCATCTGTGTGGCCGATCCGGAGAACTCCTGTTTCTTCGAGGGCTGGACCACGGGTGACGCGGAGGTCACCACCGACTGCGGCTCCCGCATCGAGGGCATCGGCCGGCCGCGGATGGAACCGAGCTTCGTGCCCGGGGCCGTCGACCGGATGATGAAGGTCCCGGACGCGGCGAGCGTGGCGGCCGTGCGGGCGCTGGAACAGGCCATCGGACGCAAGGCGGGCGGCTCGACCGGCACGGGCCTGTGGAGTTCGCTGAGGATCGTGGCCGAGATGGCGGCGGCGGGACGGACCGGGAGCGTGGTCACGCTGCTGTGCGACCCGGGGGACCGCTATCTGGACAAGTACTACTCGGACGACTGGCTGGCCGGTCAGGGCCTGGACATCGCGCCCTACGCGGCCACGATCGACGCGCTGCTGGCGACGGGGGTCTGGCCCGCCTGA